Proteins found in one Micropterus dolomieu isolate WLL.071019.BEF.003 ecotype Adirondacks linkage group LG12, ASM2129224v1, whole genome shotgun sequence genomic segment:
- the LOC123980586 gene encoding butyrophilin subfamily 3 member A3-like, translating into MLHSKTESSDGVSFRTCSVLLFIILLIESVGAQSALICSHQPIVALAGDDVILPCHLEPAVSASSEIVVWAKPGLEPEYIHVHQDGRLMDEHQNPSYRFRTALFVDELIKGNVFLKIFSVKISDAGKYFCFLQSMQKEASIQLTVGAVSSPIIQVVSDNSISVVFQCESAGWYPEPEVFWLDSEGNLLSAGPTETVRDPDDLYTVSSRVTVEKRHSNSFTCRVQQKDVNQTRETHIQVTAGFFNDLNCWNCIWSIISSLVIAVLVFIIAWIKRP; encoded by the exons ATGCTGCATTCAAAGACAGAGTCCAGTGATGGAGTGTCCTTCAGGACCTGCAGTGTTTTGCTGTTTATCATTCTTCTAATAGAGTCTGTTGGAG cTCAGTCAGCGTTGATTTGTTCACATCAACCAATCGTAGCACTGGCtggtgatgatgtcattttGCCATGTCACCTTGAACCTGCAGTCAGCGCCAGTTCTGAGATAGTGGTGTGGGCCAAACCTGGTTTGGAGCCAGAGTACATCCATGTTCACCAAGATGGGCGACTGATGGATGAACATCAAAACCCGTCTTATCGTTTCCGAACAGCTCTGTTTGTGGATGAACTGATTAAAGGAAACGTCTTCCTGAAAATCTTCAGTGTAAAAATCTCTGATGCAGGAAAATACTTTTGTTTCCTTCAATCAATGCAGAAGGAAGCTTCCATCCAGCTCACTGTTG gtGCTGTCTCCTCGCCCATCATACAGGTTGTCTCAGATAACAGCATCAGTGTGGTGTTTCAGTGTGAGTCTGCAGGCTGGTATCCAGAGCCTGAGGTGTTTTGGCTGGACAGTGAGGGaaacctcctctctgctggaccTACAGAGACAGTCAGAGATCCTGATGACCTCTAtactgtcagcagcagagtgactgtggagaagagacacagcaacagctTCACCTGTAGAGTCCAACAGAAGGACGTCAACCAGACCAGAGAGACTCACATCCAGGTTACAG CTGGTTTTTTCAATGATCTGAATTGTTGGAATTGCATTTGGAGCATCATCAGTAGTCTTGTAATTGCCGTCTTAGTGTTTATTATCGCATGGATAAAAAGGCCGTAA